From a region of the Janthinobacterium sp. 61 genome:
- a CDS encoding ankyrin repeat domain-containing protein, giving the protein MMKKLALAMLLCCATASQAAPDPDTFFRAVSVNNASGVRSMLDEGMNPNQPDTQRGDIPLVLALRDDADKVFKLLLDTPGIDIEARSANGNTALMMAAYKHKLDAVQALLAKGAKVNQSGWTALHYAASAGDLPIMKIFLDRDAVVDARAPANVTPLMFAAREGQEGAVKLLLSWGADASLKSDHGWTAAQFAQAGDKPGVVAIIEAAQKARASRK; this is encoded by the coding sequence ATGATGAAAAAACTCGCCCTGGCGATGCTGCTCTGCTGTGCCACCGCCAGCCAGGCGGCGCCGGACCCGGACACTTTCTTCCGTGCCGTGTCCGTCAACAACGCCAGCGGCGTGCGCAGCATGCTGGACGAAGGCATGAATCCGAATCAGCCTGATACGCAGCGGGGTGACATTCCCCTCGTGCTGGCCTTGCGCGACGATGCGGACAAGGTATTCAAGCTGCTGCTCGACACGCCCGGCATCGACATCGAAGCGCGCTCGGCCAACGGCAACACGGCGCTGATGATGGCCGCCTACAAGCACAAGCTGGACGCCGTGCAAGCTTTGCTGGCCAAGGGCGCCAAGGTCAACCAGAGCGGCTGGACGGCGCTCCACTATGCGGCCTCGGCGGGCGACTTGCCCATCATGAAGATTTTTCTGGACCGTGATGCCGTGGTCGATGCGCGCGCCCCTGCCAACGTCACGCCGCTGATGTTCGCCGCCCGCGAAGGGCAGGAAGGTGCCGTCAAGCTGCTGCTGTCCTGGGGCGCGGACGCCAGCCTGAAAAGCGACCATGGCTGGACGGCCGCGCAGTTCGCCCAGGCGGGCGACAAGCCCGGCGTGGTGGCCATCATCGAAGCGGCACAGAAGGCGCGCGCCTCCCGTAAGTGA
- a CDS encoding TatD family hydrolase, whose translation MYIDSHCHINFPELAARMPEILAKMAENKVTHALCVSVDLPDFPQVLALAEQYPHIFASVGVHPDYEDTPEPSVEDLVRLADHPKIIAIGETGLDYFRLTGDLEWQRERFRTHIKASRITRKPLIIHTRAASADTIRIMREEGAGVSDGGVAGVMHCFTESLEVARAAIDMGFYISFSGIVTFKSAKDLQAVALDVPLERILIETDSPYLAPVPFRGRMNEPGYVAHVAEYLSTLKGIPLEQVARQTTDNFFKLFNQLP comes from the coding sequence ATGTATATCGATTCCCATTGCCATATCAATTTCCCCGAGCTGGCTGCTCGCATGCCCGAGATCCTCGCCAAGATGGCCGAGAACAAGGTGACGCACGCCCTGTGCGTGTCCGTCGACTTGCCGGACTTCCCACAGGTGCTGGCCCTGGCCGAGCAGTATCCGCATATTTTCGCATCCGTCGGCGTGCATCCCGACTACGAGGACACGCCTGAACCGTCCGTGGAAGACCTGGTGCGCCTGGCCGATCACCCGAAGATCATCGCCATCGGCGAGACGGGTCTCGACTATTTCCGCCTGACGGGCGACCTGGAATGGCAGCGCGAGCGTTTTCGCACGCACATCAAAGCTTCAAGAATCACCCGTAAGCCCTTGATTATTCACACACGGGCGGCCAGTGCAGACACGATACGCATCATGCGCGAAGAGGGTGCGGGCGTATCCGATGGCGGCGTTGCCGGCGTCATGCATTGCTTTACGGAGTCGCTGGAAGTGGCTCGCGCCGCCATAGACATGGGTTTCTATATTTCGTTTTCCGGCATCGTCACGTTCAAGAGCGCGAAGGATTTGCAAGCCGTGGCTTTGGACGTGCCGCTCGAACGCATACTGATCGAGACGGATTCGCCGTATCTGGCGCCCGTACCGTTCCGCGGCCGCATGAATGAGCCCGGCTATGTGGCCCACGTGGCCGAATATCTGTCGACCCTGAAAGGCATCCCCCTGGAGCAGGTGGCGCGCCAGACGACGGATAATTTCTTCAAGTTATTCAATCAGTTGCCATAA
- a CDS encoding carbonic anhydrase — MRDIIAGFLRFQKEVFPERRELFKTLATGQTPKALFISCSDSRMVPELVTQREPGELFVIRNAGNIVPSYGPEPGGVSATVEFAVSALNVSDIVICGHSDCGAMKAIATCACLDHMPAVRSWLHHADAARMINESVEHPTEQSRIDGMVRANVVAQLNNLRTHPSVALAMAQNRLTLHGWVYDIENGSLDALDESTGHFVPLAEHPASKL; from the coding sequence ATGCGCGACATTATTGCTGGATTTCTACGCTTCCAAAAAGAGGTTTTTCCCGAGCGCCGCGAGTTGTTCAAGACGCTGGCCACGGGACAAACCCCCAAGGCCCTGTTCATTTCCTGCTCGGACAGCCGCATGGTGCCGGAACTGGTAACGCAGCGCGAACCAGGCGAGCTCTTCGTGATTCGCAACGCGGGCAACATCGTGCCCTCGTACGGCCCCGAACCGGGTGGCGTAAGCGCCACGGTGGAATTTGCCGTGTCTGCCTTGAACGTGAGCGACATCGTTATTTGCGGCCATTCCGATTGCGGCGCGATGAAGGCGATTGCCACCTGTGCCTGCCTGGACCATATGCCGGCCGTGCGCAGCTGGCTGCACCATGCCGATGCGGCACGCATGATCAACGAGTCGGTCGAGCATCCGACGGAACAGTCGCGCATCGACGGAATGGTGCGCGCCAATGTGGTCGCGCAACTCAATAACCTGCGCACCCATCCCTCGGTGGCGCTGGCCATGGCGCAAAACAGGCTGACCCTGCACGGCTGGGTGTACGACATCGAGAACGGTTCCCTTGACGCGCTCGACGAGTCGACCGGCCACTTCGTTCCGCTTGCGGAACATCCTGCCTCGAAGCTGTAA
- a CDS encoding VOC family protein: MKRVTGIGGIFFLAQDPAALRAWYQRHLGLDVQPWGGAAFTWTDASGQPTGGTTIWSVAAQDSEQFAPGKAGFMINYRVDDLDALLQALRDEGCTVLDKAPDSQYGQFGWVIDPEGNKVELWQPPEGQ; encoded by the coding sequence ATGAAACGCGTCACTGGCATCGGTGGCATCTTCTTCCTCGCGCAAGACCCGGCCGCGCTGCGCGCCTGGTACCAGCGCCACCTGGGCCTGGACGTGCAGCCCTGGGGCGGGGCCGCCTTCACCTGGACGGATGCTAGTGGCCAGCCCACGGGTGGCACCACCATCTGGTCCGTGGCGGCACAGGACAGCGAGCAATTCGCGCCGGGCAAGGCTGGCTTCATGATCAATTACCGGGTCGATGACCTCGATGCGCTGCTGCAAGCGCTGCGCGACGAGGGCTGTACGGTGCTGGACAAGGCGCCCGACTCGCAATACGGCCAGTTCGGCTGGGTCATCGATCCCGAGGGTAACAAGGTGGAGCTGTGGCAGCCACCCGAGGGGCAATAG
- a CDS encoding DNA polymerase III subunit delta' yields MTSSLYPWQQDAWQQLQALRPRMPHAILFHGAQGIGKADFIEHFAQALLCEDVRANGHACGACASCGWFSQGNHPDYRRVRPEALEDEVADDGEEGEGAKKSAKTKTPSKDIKIEQIRNLADFMNISTHRQGLRVVVLYPAEALNTPASNALLKTLEEPPPGTLFLLASNSLDRLLPTILSRCRKFALPMPSHEQALTWLKAQGLNDADSWLREQGGAPLAALAQSESGGREETEQLLQVLAHPGVEAALKAADKLQKAPLAPLVASLQRWLYDVFSVKLSGTIRYYPRHRRELEALAARINVSRLMAAIKAANERRAIAEHPLSPKLFLEDMLLDYSSSCQ; encoded by the coding sequence ATGACAAGTTCTCTCTATCCCTGGCAGCAGGACGCCTGGCAGCAATTGCAAGCGCTGCGCCCGCGCATGCCGCACGCCATTTTGTTCCATGGCGCGCAAGGCATCGGCAAGGCAGATTTCATCGAGCATTTCGCGCAGGCCTTGCTGTGCGAAGACGTACGCGCAAACGGTCATGCCTGCGGCGCGTGCGCTTCGTGCGGCTGGTTTAGCCAGGGCAACCATCCGGATTACCGCAGGGTCCGTCCGGAAGCGCTGGAAGACGAGGTGGCCGACGACGGCGAAGAGGGCGAAGGCGCGAAGAAGAGCGCCAAGACCAAGACGCCGTCGAAAGACATCAAGATCGAGCAGATCCGCAACCTGGCCGACTTCATGAACATTTCCACGCATCGCCAAGGCTTGCGCGTGGTGGTGCTGTACCCGGCCGAGGCGCTCAATACGCCCGCCTCGAATGCCTTGCTGAAGACGCTGGAGGAGCCTCCGCCGGGTACCTTGTTCCTGCTGGCATCGAACAGCCTGGACCGTTTGCTGCCGACGATCTTGTCACGCTGCCGCAAGTTCGCCTTGCCCATGCCCAGCCACGAGCAGGCCTTGACCTGGCTCAAGGCCCAAGGCTTGAATGACGCGGACAGCTGGCTGCGCGAGCAGGGCGGCGCGCCGCTGGCCGCGCTGGCCCAATCCGAGTCGGGTGGCCGCGAAGAAACGGAACAGTTGCTGCAAGTGTTGGCCCATCCGGGCGTGGAAGCTGCCCTGAAGGCGGCCGACAAGCTGCAGAAGGCGCCTTTGGCGCCACTGGTGGCGTCCTTGCAGCGCTGGCTGTACGATGTGTTTTCCGTGAAATTGTCCGGCACTATCCGCTACTATCCGCGCCACAGGCGGGAGCTGGAAGCGCTGGCCGCACGCATCAACGTCAGCCGTTTGATGGCCGCCATCAAGGCAGCCAATGAGCGCAGGGCGATCGCCGAGCACCCCTTGTCGCCCAAGCTGTTTCTGGAAGACATGCTGCTCGACTACTCTTCAAGTTGCCAATGA
- the tmk gene encoding dTMP kinase, whose product MTQHHQPRFITFEGIDGAGKSTHIGFVTDYLQQRGVSLVSSREPGGTGLGEKLRELLLHEKMHLETEALLMFASRREHIAQVIAPALERGEWVISDRFTDASFAYQGGGRGMDLRKMEALEAWVHPHLQPDLTFLFDVPLAVARARLDATRSLDKFEQERSDFFAATRNEYLRRAAQFPERFRIIDSTQSIADIQVQLAQLLDVLLEQSAVTR is encoded by the coding sequence ATGACACAACACCATCAACCCCGCTTCATCACCTTCGAAGGCATCGATGGCGCGGGCAAGTCGACGCATATCGGCTTTGTTACCGACTATTTGCAGCAGCGGGGCGTAAGCCTCGTGTCGTCGCGCGAACCGGGCGGCACCGGCCTGGGCGAAAAGCTGCGCGAACTGCTGTTGCATGAAAAAATGCATTTGGAAACGGAAGCCTTGCTGATGTTCGCCAGCCGCCGCGAACACATCGCGCAAGTCATCGCGCCTGCCCTGGAGCGGGGCGAGTGGGTCATTTCCGACCGTTTTACCGATGCCAGCTTTGCCTACCAGGGTGGCGGCAGGGGCATGGACTTGCGCAAGATGGAAGCGCTGGAAGCGTGGGTGCATCCCCACCTGCAGCCGGACCTGACGTTTTTGTTCGACGTGCCGCTGGCCGTGGCCCGTGCCCGCCTGGACGCCACGCGCTCGCTCGACAAGTTCGAACAGGAGCGATCGGATTTCTTCGCCGCCACGCGCAACGAGTATCTGCGCCGCGCCGCCCAGTTCCCTGAACGCTTCCGCATCATCGATTCCACGCAAAGCATCGCTGACATTCAAGTACAGCTCGCACAGCTGCTTGATGTTCTGCTTGAGCAAAGTGCTGTAACACGCTGA
- the mltG gene encoding endolytic transglycosylase MltG produces MAFFKKLVVSSLIAAIGAGGTFVYWAQQPITTEGEAIPFTIMPGSGAHAAGQQIADAGVPIVPILFNLLARIEGKTSKIKAGSYELKPGTTPQRLITQLARGEFAQESLTIIEGWTFKQMRQAMASHPGLKHDTVGLSDKELMAKISPEFVLPEGLFFPDTYLFAKGASEMQIFKQAHTAMIGRLSEAWFKRDPALPYKNPYEALIMASIVEKETGQKSERAMIAGVFVNRLKTGMLLQTDPTVIYGMGDNYQGKIRKRDLEADTPYNTYTRGGLPPTPIALAGAQSLTAALAPARTQALYFVARGDGTSQFSANLPDHNRAVNQYQR; encoded by the coding sequence ATGGCTTTCTTTAAAAAACTTGTAGTCAGTTCGCTCATCGCCGCCATCGGCGCCGGGGGTACTTTTGTGTACTGGGCGCAGCAACCCATCACCACGGAAGGCGAAGCGATCCCGTTTACGATCATGCCGGGCAGTGGCGCGCATGCGGCCGGCCAGCAGATTGCGGACGCGGGCGTGCCCATCGTGCCCATCCTGTTCAACTTGCTGGCGCGTATCGAAGGCAAGACCTCGAAGATCAAGGCCGGTTCCTACGAGCTGAAGCCTGGCACGACACCGCAGCGTCTGATCACGCAGCTGGCGCGCGGTGAATTCGCGCAAGAATCGCTGACCATCATCGAAGGCTGGACTTTCAAGCAGATGCGCCAGGCGATGGCCAGTCATCCCGGCCTCAAGCACGATACCGTGGGCCTGTCCGACAAGGAGTTGATGGCGAAAATCAGTCCCGAATTTGTGCTGCCGGAAGGCCTGTTCTTCCCGGATACCTATCTGTTTGCCAAGGGCGCCAGCGAAATGCAGATTTTCAAGCAGGCGCACACGGCCATGATAGGTCGTTTGTCCGAGGCGTGGTTCAAGCGCGATCCCGCCTTGCCCTATAAAAACCCGTACGAGGCGCTGATCATGGCTTCCATCGTGGAAAAGGAAACGGGACAAAAGTCCGAACGTGCCATGATCGCCGGCGTCTTCGTCAACCGCCTGAAGACCGGCATGCTGCTTCAGACGGACCCGACCGTAATCTATGGCATGGGCGACAACTACCAGGGCAAGATCCGCAAACGCGACCTGGAAGCGGACACCCCGTACAATACCTACACGCGCGGCGGCTTGCCGCCCACGCCGATCGCGCTGGCTGGCGCGCAATCGCTGACGGCGGCGCTGGCGCCGGCCCGCACGCAGGCGCTGTATTTCGTGGCGCGCGGCGACGGCACCAGTCAGTTCTCGGCCAACTTGCCCGACCATAACCGCGCCGTGAACCAGTACCAGCGGTAA
- a CDS encoding folate-binding protein YgfZ, translating into MEIMNNWNQFLTAQGARPVVIDGAPDSTALVTSVATNVYPIADFGQSLTVSQLQEGFVAAITDQGLIGLTGDEAASFLHGQLTNDVEHLDREQVRLAGYCTPKGRMLASFLMWRNATTIYLQLPRAIQPAIQKRLQMFVLRAKAKLHDASFDEANQVILGLGGLKASATLSACFPVLPATPFSKVDHTLGTLLRVADAFGSARYEWLTSAATARELWPQLTEQLAKGGNDAWQLSEIHAGIPQITASTQEQFVPQMVNFELLGGVNFKKGCYPGQEIVARSQYLGKLKRRTTLVSIADAAAVAGGELFATSDPDQPCGMLVNAAPNGAGGIDALVEMKLGAIAEGSSAAGAVRYGSALGAHVQFLPMPYVLDALDL; encoded by the coding sequence ATGGAAATTATGAATAACTGGAATCAATTTTTAACTGCACAAGGCGCCCGCCCCGTTGTCATCGATGGCGCGCCTGACAGCACCGCTCTTGTCACCAGCGTCGCCACCAACGTCTACCCCATCGCCGATTTTGGCCAGTCCCTGACAGTGTCCCAGCTGCAAGAAGGTTTTGTCGCGGCCATCACGGACCAGGGCTTGATCGGCTTGACCGGCGACGAGGCAGCCAGTTTCCTGCACGGCCAGCTGACCAACGATGTGGAACACCTGGACCGGGAGCAAGTGCGCCTGGCCGGCTATTGCACGCCCAAGGGCAGGATGCTTGCCAGTTTCCTGATGTGGCGCAATGCCACCACCATTTATCTGCAATTGCCGCGCGCCATACAGCCAGCCATCCAGAAGCGCTTGCAAATGTTCGTGCTGCGCGCCAAGGCCAAGCTGCACGATGCGTCCTTTGATGAAGCGAACCAGGTCATCCTGGGCCTGGGTGGACTAAAGGCCAGCGCCACCCTGTCCGCCTGCTTCCCCGTACTGCCCGCCACGCCGTTCAGCAAAGTGGACCACACTCTGGGCACCCTGCTGCGCGTGGCCGATGCCTTTGGCAGCGCCCGCTATGAATGGCTGACGTCCGCCGCCACGGCGCGCGAGCTGTGGCCACAGTTGACCGAACAACTGGCCAAGGGCGGTAATGACGCCTGGCAATTGTCGGAAATCCATGCGGGCATCCCGCAGATCACGGCCTCCACGCAAGAGCAATTCGTGCCGCAAATGGTCAATTTCGAGCTGCTGGGCGGCGTCAATTTCAAGAAAGGCTGCTACCCGGGCCAGGAAATCGTCGCGCGCAGCCAGTATCTGGGCAAGCTCAAGCGCCGTACCACCCTCGTCAGCATCGCTGACGCAGCGGCAGTGGCCGGTGGCGAACTGTTCGCCACCAGCGACCCGGACCAGCCTTGCGGCATGCTCGTCAACGCCGCGCCCAACGGTGCCGGCGGCATCGACGCCCTCGTTGAAATGAAGTTGGGGGCGATAGCGGAAGGTTCAAGCGCAGCCGGCGCCGTGCGCTACGGTTCGGCCCTGGGCGCTCACGTGCAGTTCCTGCCCATGCCTTACGTGCTCGACGCACTCGACTTGTGA
- a CDS encoding DUF4936 family protein: MKDLYIYYQVKEEHAQALEARVRSLQAKLAAASGVSPQLKRRPEVKDGLQTWMEIYPVVGEGFAELLAAAADEAGLLALTAGARHTEVFMDLPPCA, encoded by the coding sequence ATGAAAGATTTGTACATTTATTATCAGGTCAAGGAAGAGCACGCCCAGGCGCTGGAAGCGCGGGTCCGCTCCTTGCAGGCAAAGCTGGCGGCCGCCTCCGGCGTGTCGCCGCAACTCAAGCGCCGTCCGGAAGTGAAGGACGGCTTGCAGACGTGGATGGAAATCTATCCCGTCGTCGGCGAAGGTTTCGCCGAACTGCTGGCCGCAGCCGCCGACGAGGCGGGCTTGCTGGCCCTGACGGCAGGCGCGCGCCATACGGAAGTGTTCATGGATTTGCCTCCATGTGCCTGA
- a CDS encoding NRDE family protein gives MCLIVFAWKVNPHIPLIAAANRDEFYERASAPAGAWPEHPQVYAGRDLQAGGSWMGITQAGSGSSRFAAITNIRSPQDRNPDAPSRGALVADYLAGNMSPQDYIAQIRPGCKAYNGFNLVLGDAHTLIWFSNRGDGDARNGQPLEPGIYGLSNALLDAPWPKVLKTKAQFASLLCQGAPDDAYFDMLADTTRAPDFRLPDTGVPLDLERVLSAVCIETPGYGTRTSTVVKLFPDSPGELHELVIQ, from the coding sequence ATGTGCCTGATCGTTTTTGCCTGGAAAGTCAATCCGCACATCCCGCTGATTGCCGCCGCCAACCGCGACGAATTCTATGAACGCGCCAGCGCCCCCGCCGGCGCCTGGCCCGAGCACCCGCAAGTGTATGCGGGCCGCGATCTGCAGGCGGGCGGCAGCTGGATGGGCATCACGCAGGCCGGCAGCGGCAGTTCGCGCTTTGCCGCCATCACCAATATCCGCAGTCCGCAAGACCGCAACCCGGACGCCCCCTCGCGCGGCGCCCTGGTGGCCGACTATCTGGCCGGAAATATGTCACCGCAAGACTACATCGCGCAAATCCGCCCCGGATGCAAAGCCTACAACGGTTTCAATCTGGTACTGGGCGACGCGCATACGCTGATCTGGTTTTCCAACCGGGGCGATGGCGATGCACGCAATGGCCAACCGTTGGAACCGGGCATCTACGGCTTGTCGAACGCCCTGCTGGACGCGCCGTGGCCGAAAGTCTTGAAGACCAAAGCCCAGTTTGCCAGCCTGCTGTGCCAGGGCGCGCCCGACGACGCGTATTTCGACATGCTGGCCGATACCACGCGCGCGCCCGACTTCCGCTTGCCGGACACTGGCGTACCGCTCGACCTTGAGCGCGTGCTGTCCGCCGTCTGCATCGAAACGCCGGGCTATGGCACGCGCACTTCCACCGTCGTGAAACTGTTCCCGGATTCCCCCGGCGAATTGCATGAGCTGGTGATTCAATAA
- a CDS encoding LacI family DNA-binding transcriptional regulator — MATMEDVARAADVSLSTVSHVVNGTRKVSPKTVAAVNAAMQQIGYVPNMLARALAGSSSGTIGVAISAFTNHYFSETVRAIEAACTRHGLMMLFSDTHDDPEQELKVVQNLHQRRVDGIVLAPSGDPHNRALDYLTSNKIASVLVDRMSPQPFDQVGVENTEATAQLVSHLILAHGHRRIGFIAGAPGLSTTDERIAGYRLALQRANIDFDAELLRSGDSNLERSGTATLELLALSKRPTAIVAGNNLMTIGTMHALRDAHIAVPQDVALAGFDDFDWADYFSPRLTVMAQPLEELGAMAVDLLIDRIANPGRAQYVQRLSPALRVRNSCGCP, encoded by the coding sequence ATGGCCACCATGGAAGATGTAGCGCGGGCGGCGGACGTATCGCTGTCGACCGTCTCTCACGTAGTCAACGGCACCCGCAAGGTCAGCCCGAAAACCGTCGCCGCCGTCAACGCGGCCATGCAGCAGATCGGCTATGTGCCGAACATGCTGGCGCGCGCCCTGGCCGGCTCCTCGTCGGGCACCATCGGCGTGGCCATTTCCGCCTTCACCAATCATTACTTCAGCGAAACCGTGCGCGCCATCGAGGCGGCCTGCACGCGCCACGGCTTGATGATGCTGTTTTCCGACACGCATGACGATCCCGAACAGGAACTCAAAGTGGTGCAGAACTTGCACCAGCGCCGGGTCGACGGCATCGTACTGGCGCCCTCGGGCGATCCGCACAACCGCGCACTCGACTATTTGACCAGCAACAAGATCGCTTCCGTGCTGGTCGACCGCATGTCGCCACAACCGTTCGACCAGGTGGGCGTGGAAAACACCGAGGCGACGGCCCAGCTGGTCAGCCACCTGATCCTGGCCCACGGCCACCGCCGCATCGGTTTCATTGCCGGCGCGCCCGGCCTGTCCACGACGGACGAGCGTATCGCAGGCTACCGCCTGGCCTTGCAGCGCGCCAATATCGACTTTGACGCAGAGCTGCTGCGCTCGGGCGACTCGAACCTGGAGCGCAGCGGCACGGCCACTCTGGAACTGCTGGCACTGTCAAAGCGGCCCACGGCCATCGTGGCCGGCAATAACCTGATGACCATCGGCACCATGCACGCCTTGCGTGACGCCCACATTGCGGTACCGCAAGACGTCGCGCTGGCCGGCTTCGATGATTTCGACTGGGCCGATTATTTCAGCCCCCGCCTGACCGTGATGGCGCAGCCGCTCGAAGAGCTGGGCGCCATGGCCGTCGACCTGTTGATCGACCGCATCGCCAACCCGGGCCGCGCCCAGTATGTGCAGCGCTTGTCGCCGGCCCTGCGCGTGCGCAATTCCTGCGGCTGCCCCTGA
- the xylB gene encoding xylulokinase encodes MSLGIDLGTSELKTVLMDSTGSVRGQASVRLDVSRPQPGWSEQAPQDWWAACVNALGQLRAGWPQEYARIVCIGLSGQMHGAVLLDLDDAVIRPAILWNDARAEAEAAALARDFPAYADVTGSLPMAGLTAPKLLWLQTHEPDAFAAIACLLSPKDYLRLRLTGIKLTDMSDAAGTLWLDEAKRAWYAPMLAACGLAPEQMPALAEGDAATGTVLAAIADQLGLPMDVVVAGGGGDNPVSAVGIGAVNGGDSFISLGTSAAIVSVTEAPLGNPAGGVHSFCHALPGRWYAMGAILSGASCLRWATGVLGQPDEAALLALVEAGLPLDTAVAPSAPLFLPYLSGERTPHNDPQVRGAFLQLGHDSTPAQLGYAVLEGVAFALRDAMAAVTSTGAVVPHCMLVGGGARSQYWAQLLANVLGREMRTLHNSELSASLGAAKLGFAAIGDTSLLAQGLPIKNTFLPDAAHSAALSIRYGRYRSLFPAVQALHQLSDKE; translated from the coding sequence ATTTCCCTCGGTATCGACCTCGGTACCTCCGAACTGAAAACCGTGCTGATGGACAGCACAGGCAGCGTGCGCGGCCAGGCTTCCGTCCGCCTGGACGTGAGCCGCCCGCAGCCGGGCTGGTCCGAACAAGCGCCGCAGGATTGGTGGGCCGCCTGTGTCAACGCGCTGGGCCAGCTGCGCGCCGGCTGGCCGCAGGAATACGCGCGCATCGTTTGCATCGGCCTGTCGGGCCAGATGCATGGCGCCGTGCTGCTCGACCTTGACGATGCCGTGATCCGTCCCGCCATCCTGTGGAACGATGCGCGCGCCGAGGCCGAAGCGGCCGCCCTGGCGCGCGACTTTCCCGCCTACGCGGACGTGACGGGCAGCCTGCCCATGGCGGGCCTGACGGCGCCAAAACTGCTGTGGCTGCAAACGCACGAGCCTGACGCTTTCGCCGCCATCGCCTGCCTGCTGTCGCCAAAAGACTATTTGCGTCTGCGTTTGACGGGGATCAAACTGACGGACATGTCCGACGCGGCCGGCACCCTGTGGCTGGACGAGGCCAAGCGCGCCTGGTACGCCCCCATGCTGGCCGCCTGCGGCCTGGCGCCGGAACAGATGCCGGCCCTGGCTGAAGGCGATGCCGCGACCGGCACCGTGCTGGCCGCCATCGCCGACCAGCTGGGCTTGCCCATGGACGTGGTGGTGGCGGGTGGCGGCGGCGACAATCCTGTCTCGGCCGTCGGCATCGGCGCCGTCAACGGCGGCGACAGTTTTATTTCGCTGGGCACCAGCGCCGCCATCGTTTCCGTCACCGAAGCGCCTTTGGGCAACCCGGCCGGCGGCGTGCACAGCTTTTGCCACGCCCTGCCCGGTCGCTGGTACGCCATGGGGGCGATTTTGTCCGGCGCCAGCTGCTTGCGCTGGGCGACTGGCGTGCTGGGCCAGCCCGACGAGGCAGCCTTGCTGGCGCTGGTGGAAGCGGGCTTGCCGCTCGACACAGCTGTCGCGCCATCCGCACCGCTGTTCCTGCCCTACCTGTCGGGCGAGCGCACGCCGCATAATGACCCGCAGGTGCGCGGCGCCTTTTTGCAGCTGGGCCACGACAGCACGCCGGCCCAGCTCGGTTATGCCGTGCTCGAAGGCGTGGCCTTTGCCTTGCGCGATGCCATGGCGGCAGTGACATCGACGGGCGCCGTCGTTCCCCACTGCATGCTGGTGGGCGGCGGCGCGCGCAGCCAGTACTGGGCGCAATTGCTGGCCAATGTGCTGGGACGCGAAATGCGCACCCTGCACAACAGCGAACTGTCGGCCAGCCTGGGCGCGGCCAAGCTGGGCTTTGCCGCCATCGGCGACACCAGCCTGCTGGCGCAGGGCTTGCCCATCAAAAACACTTTCCTGCCCGATGCCGCGCACAGCGCAGCCTTGAGCATCCGCTACGGTCGCTACCGTAGCCTGTTTCCCGCCGTGCAAGCCTTGCACCAACTCAGTGATAAGGAATAG